In Deltaproteobacteria bacterium, one DNA window encodes the following:
- a CDS encoding ABC transporter ATP-binding protein produces MNLSVREGEFVSIVGPSGCGKTTMLRVINGLMPHSGGQIFLDGKSADDVSNELLMGFVFQGASLLPWRTSLNNVLLGLEGRSNNGQDAEAIAKKFLNLVGLNGFENHYPHELSGGMQQRVNLARALAINPRILLMDEPFAALDAQTRNFMQLELLRIWAETKKTVIFVTHMIAEAVLLSDRVIVFSHRPGTIRSEFDIPIPRPRDMDIKSHPQFLELENKIWKQIEHEVKAAGGFAQL; encoded by the coding sequence ATCAATCTGTCGGTGCGCGAAGGCGAATTCGTCAGCATCGTCGGCCCGAGCGGCTGCGGCAAAACCACTATGCTCAGAGTCATCAACGGCCTGATGCCGCACTCCGGCGGGCAGATTTTTCTCGACGGCAAATCCGCCGACGACGTCAGCAATGAATTGTTGATGGGCTTTGTCTTTCAGGGAGCTTCGCTTTTGCCCTGGCGCACCAGCTTGAACAACGTGCTCCTAGGGCTCGAAGGCCGAAGCAACAACGGCCAAGATGCAGAGGCGATCGCGAAAAAATTTCTCAACCTAGTCGGCTTGAACGGGTTCGAGAACCACTACCCGCACGAGCTTTCCGGCGGCATGCAGCAGCGCGTCAACCTCGCCCGCGCACTGGCGATCAACCCGCGCATACTCTTAATGGATGAGCCCTTTGCCGCCCTCGATGCCCAAACCCGCAACTTCATGCAGCTCGAGCTGTTGCGCATCTGGGCCGAAACCAAAAAGACCGTCATTTTTGTCACGCATATGATCGCCGAGGCCGTGCTGCTCTCGGACCGGGTTATCGTTTTCAGCCACCGCCCAGGCACGATCCGGTCTGAATTTGACATTCCCATCCCTCGTCCAAGGGACATGGATATTAAGTCCCACCCGCAGTTTCTTGAACTGGAAAATAAAATATGGAAGCAAATAGAGCACGAAGTAAAAGCTGCCGGCGGCTTCGCCCAACTCTAG
- a CDS encoding ABC transporter substrate-binding protein, with product MKKRFVLLVLSILSVGWLFAQVAVAQTTPLKKIRIGYPSLSFRQSNVWVAREMGLFQKYGLEVEPILFRGGQVATQALVSGDPPIVNIGTVVQATIQGHNLVLTAAVETKYDLIVFTRPGITQLEQLKGKRIGITGFNSATHYGSIILARHLGTELKDFTLIPAGLDTERIASLQSGVIDATYLSSSAAPLARRAGLVEHVSIGDLGVEVQGNGFATSRAYIANNRDVVRGAMRGFVEAIYLIYANKAAAQKVFSKYMRTTDPTVLEDSYNGYIKSIPKKPYPTLKGIQFMLDVLAPTLPNAKNFKPEQFVDLSFLQEMEKDGFFNELAKRYPSK from the coding sequence ATGAAAAAACGATTCGTCTTATTGGTGTTATCCATCCTATCGGTCGGATGGCTTTTCGCACAGGTCGCGGTTGCGCAGACGACACCGCTGAAGAAGATTCGCATCGGCTACCCGTCGCTGAGCTTTCGCCAGAGCAACGTCTGGGTGGCGCGCGAGATGGGACTGTTTCAGAAATACGGCCTGGAAGTTGAGCCCATCTTGTTTCGTGGCGGCCAGGTGGCGACCCAGGCGCTGGTGAGTGGCGATCCACCGATCGTCAACATCGGCACGGTGGTGCAAGCGACCATCCAGGGGCACAATCTCGTGCTCACCGCAGCCGTGGAAACAAAATACGACTTGATCGTCTTTACCCGTCCCGGCATCACCCAACTGGAGCAGCTCAAGGGCAAACGCATCGGTATCACGGGCTTCAACTCGGCGACCCATTACGGGTCGATTATTCTCGCTCGGCATCTAGGCACCGAGCTCAAGGACTTCACGCTCATACCCGCGGGCCTCGACACCGAACGCATCGCTTCGCTGCAATCCGGTGTGATCGATGCGACGTATCTGTCTTCTTCGGCGGCGCCCCTGGCGCGCCGCGCCGGCTTGGTCGAGCATGTTTCCATCGGCGACCTCGGCGTCGAGGTGCAGGGCAACGGCTTTGCCACCTCGCGCGCCTACATCGCCAACAACCGCGACGTGGTGCGCGGCGCCATGCGCGGCTTCGTCGAGGCGATCTATTTGATCTACGCCAACAAGGCCGCGGCGCAAAAAGTCTTTTCCAAATACATGCGCACCACCGACCCCACCGTGTTGGAAGATTCCTATAATGGCTACATCAAGTCGATTCCGAAGAAACCCTACCCCACCCTCAAAGGCATTCAATTTATGCTCGACGTGCTGGCACCGACGCTGCCCAACGCCAAGAACTTTAAGCCCGAGCAGTTCGTCGATTTGAGTTTTCTCCAGGAAATGGAGAAAGACGGTTTCTTCAACGAGCTCGCAAAAAGATATCCGAGTAAGTAG
- a CDS encoding ABC transporter substrate-binding protein, which produces MEANRARSKSCRRLRPTLGHGMLECWSIGMLDKLERKIMRHKSLTVASRLSAVALCCLVPIALYAADAAPMKMRFAQSGHTSSSWPIYVAQQKKIFEKNGLDVEVILIRGSTNLVRAVISNTVPMGRINPDYVIGGIEKGAKMKIVSGIQDKIAYDLMTRPEIKTGADLKGKTIGVSTLTGGTTLMVEEVLEKAYKLKDTDYKYLVVGTSPERYAALKGGSVHATFMGAPFNFTAAREGFNKLITFHEILGPIQFTVDFAHQDFVKTNRDAIVRYLRSTIESTAWLYDRKNKEEALAIHQKVLKGTRPAAEQDYKFMVEEFQPFTRSGAVVKAAWDKTMELRAKEGHYKDKKVPPLGDFVDSTMIEEAQKLAGFKN; this is translated from the coding sequence ATGGAAGCAAATAGAGCACGAAGTAAAAGCTGCCGGCGGCTTCGCCCAACTCTAGGACACGGGATGTTGGAGTGCTGGAGTATTGGAATGTTGGATAAACTCGAAAGGAAAATCATGCGCCACAAGAGTCTCACTGTCGCCTCACGCCTGTCGGCTGTTGCCTTGTGTTGCTTGGTCCCCATTGCCTTGTACGCTGCCGACGCTGCGCCGATGAAGATGCGCTTTGCCCAGAGCGGCCATACTTCGTCGAGTTGGCCGATCTACGTTGCCCAACAGAAAAAGATCTTTGAGAAAAATGGCCTCGACGTCGAAGTCATATTGATCCGCGGCTCGACCAACTTGGTGCGCGCCGTGATCAGCAACACCGTGCCCATGGGGCGCATCAATCCGGACTATGTCATCGGCGGCATCGAAAAAGGCGCCAAGATGAAGATCGTCAGCGGCATCCAGGACAAGATCGCCTACGATCTGATGACCCGGCCGGAGATCAAAACCGGCGCCGACCTGAAGGGCAAAACCATCGGCGTCAGCACCCTCACCGGCGGGACCACGCTGATGGTCGAAGAGGTCTTGGAAAAGGCCTACAAGCTCAAGGACACCGACTATAAGTATCTCGTCGTCGGCACCTCGCCCGAGCGCTACGCCGCGCTTAAAGGCGGCTCGGTGCACGCGACTTTCATGGGCGCGCCTTTTAACTTTACCGCGGCGCGCGAGGGCTTTAACAAGCTGATCACCTTCCACGAAATTCTCGGGCCCATTCAGTTCACCGTCGATTTCGCCCATCAGGACTTTGTCAAAACCAATCGCGATGCGATCGTGCGCTACCTGCGCTCGACCATCGAATCGACCGCCTGGCTCTACGATCGCAAGAACAAAGAAGAAGCCCTGGCGATTCACCAGAAAGTTCTCAAGGGCACGCGCCCGGCCGCGGAGCAGGACTACAAGTTCATGGTCGAGGAGTTCCAGCCCTTTACCCGCAGCGGCGCCGTGGTCAAAGCCGCTTGGGACAAGACCATGGAGCTGCGCGCCAAGGAAGGTCACTACAAAGACAAGAAGGTTCCGCCCCTGGGCGACTTTGTCGACTCGACCATGATCGAAGAAGCGCAAAAGTTAGCCGGCTTTAAAAACTAG
- a CDS encoding ABC transporter permease, with protein MTLFPLRKEISRGIVSICGGLALWELLARLLLENELLIPPPSSVAASFWKLLRSGELNKHFQATLIEFTYGFAAACFVGVLLGYLMGMYKWVDDVLDPWLAMLYSIPVIALVPLIIIWFGIGIISKIIVVFKITLVAIVINTAAGIKSLDPVWLELAKSMRLSDWETTWKVRLPGALPYIITGMRLGVGRALLAVVVAELMASNAGLGFLLRDSSETWDSPKLFVTVALLATIGLVSFNLIKRFEKRVAPWRQSAEWSSEG; from the coding sequence GATCTGCGGCGGCTTAGCGCTTTGGGAGTTATTGGCGCGGCTGCTGCTGGAAAACGAGTTGCTGATCCCGCCGCCAAGCAGTGTCGCGGCTTCGTTCTGGAAGCTGTTACGCAGCGGCGAGCTCAATAAACACTTCCAAGCCACCCTGATCGAGTTCACCTACGGCTTTGCCGCTGCCTGCTTCGTTGGCGTGCTGCTCGGCTATTTGATGGGCATGTACAAGTGGGTCGACGACGTGCTCGATCCGTGGCTGGCGATGCTCTACTCCATTCCGGTGATCGCATTGGTGCCATTGATCATCATCTGGTTCGGCATCGGCATCATTTCCAAGATTATCGTAGTCTTCAAAATCACCCTGGTGGCGATCGTCATCAACACCGCGGCGGGCATCAAAAGCCTCGACCCGGTGTGGTTGGAGCTGGCCAAGTCGATGCGCCTGTCAGACTGGGAGACTACCTGGAAAGTCCGCCTCCCCGGCGCCCTGCCCTATATCATTACCGGCATGCGCCTGGGCGTCGGCCGCGCGCTCCTCGCCGTGGTCGTGGCGGAGCTGATGGCATCCAACGCCGGGCTGGGATTTTTGCTGCGCGACTCGTCCGAGACCTGGGACAGCCCGAAACTATTTGTCACCGTGGCGCTGCTGGCCACCATCGGCTTGGTGAGCTTCAACCTGATCAAGCGCTTCGAAAAGCGCGTGGCGCCGTGGCGCCAGAGCGCCGAGTGGTCGTCGGAAGGTTAG
- a CDS encoding ABC transporter permease, giving the protein MNKTQRDFHAILLRFGSMAFGLLAWHYVSEVIIKDTAVLVSPWEVLTKAHEMFFVTAELYAHLFASSRIFFYGFLLAVLAGVPIGFAMALSPLIRDYINPWMTTLYTSPRIAFAPVLLLWFGIGEGSKVAIVFLGCVFPVLINSYYGMRVVNREFVELARSFRLGRWPLFFKILLPASVPFILAGIRLAIGRGLTGVAIAEWFGATEGLGYLVFFAGQTLNVPVLFVGVALFAILGILGFEIVRRVEIYLTPWRSEPQGG; this is encoded by the coding sequence ATGAACAAAACCCAACGAGACTTCCACGCCATACTACTCCGTTTTGGCTCCATGGCTTTCGGGCTATTGGCCTGGCACTACGTCTCTGAAGTCATCATCAAGGACACTGCGGTGCTGGTCTCGCCCTGGGAAGTTTTGACCAAGGCCCACGAAATGTTCTTTGTCACCGCCGAGCTTTACGCGCACTTGTTCGCCAGCTCGCGGATATTTTTCTACGGCTTTCTTTTGGCCGTGCTGGCCGGTGTGCCCATCGGTTTCGCCATGGCCCTGAGCCCGCTGATCCGCGACTACATCAACCCATGGATGACGACGCTTTACACCTCGCCGCGCATCGCCTTTGCGCCGGTTCTGCTCCTCTGGTTCGGCATCGGCGAAGGCTCGAAGGTCGCCATCGTCTTTCTCGGCTGTGTTTTTCCAGTGCTGATCAACTCCTACTACGGCATGCGCGTCGTCAACCGGGAGTTCGTCGAGTTGGCGCGCTCGTTTCGCCTCGGCCGCTGGCCGCTATTTTTCAAAATCTTGCTGCCGGCCTCGGTGCCGTTTATCTTGGCGGGCATTCGTCTGGCCATCGGCCGTGGCCTGACCGGCGTCGCCATCGCCGAGTGGTTCGGCGCCACCGAAGGACTGGGCTATTTGGTCTTTTTTGCCGGCCAGACGCTCAATGTGCCGGTGCTGTTTGTCGGCGTCGCGCTGTTCGCGATTCTTGGCATACTCGGGTTTGAAATCGTCCGCCGTGTCGAAATCTACCTGACACCGTGGCGGAGCGAGCCGCAGGGGGGGTGA